The following proteins are encoded in a genomic region of Natrarchaeobius halalkaliphilus:
- a CDS encoding zinc-ribbon domain-containing protein, whose amino-acid sequence MGLFSKAGKTFEEAKQSYMSSKGATYVCRSCEERLTEEYDYCPHCGEDSVEKVE is encoded by the coding sequence ATGGGTCTGTTCAGCAAAGCGGGGAAAACGTTCGAGGAAGCGAAGCAGTCGTACATGTCCAGCAAGGGGGCGACGTACGTCTGTCGGTCCTGTGAGGAGAGACTAACCGAAGAGTACGACTACTGTCCACACTGCGGCGAGGACTCCGTCGAAAAAGTCGAGTAA
- a CDS encoding winged helix-turn-helix transcriptional regulator, translated as MEDIRNESVDPDQPSRIDPSCYCRLGGVLELLSRRHAIQVICLVGAVGPVRYGEIEDALGEISSSTLSSRLSELVEAGYLEREQYDEIPPRVEYELTMTGEQLRQRLHPLLEWAEIHEEFEEPAEA; from the coding sequence ATGGAAGACATCCGCAACGAGAGTGTCGATCCGGACCAGCCGTCTCGAATCGATCCGTCCTGTTACTGTCGACTCGGCGGCGTGCTCGAGCTGTTGAGCCGCCGACACGCGATCCAGGTGATCTGTCTCGTCGGCGCGGTCGGACCGGTTCGCTACGGCGAAATCGAAGACGCCCTCGGGGAGATCAGCAGCTCCACGCTCTCGTCGCGGCTCTCGGAGCTCGTCGAAGCGGGCTACCTCGAGCGCGAGCAGTACGACGAGATCCCGCCGCGCGTCGAGTACGAGCTGACGATGACCGGCGAACAGCTCCGCCAGCGACTGCACCCGCTACTCGAGTGGGCGGAAATCCACGAGGAGTTCGAGGAGCCGGCGGAGGCGTAG
- the merB gene encoding organomercurial lyase, protein MTPRFDGCGGNSGCGCESAGRKNGSADDAERPTPIESEPTGSGSNATEDRWVEDPTDSAATLPEDVQTAMERFLGTEPLETMVDCLPAVRRRVFGDTVDVVDLCHADGETDHRAVLEGETYHFRCFYDVILLAALTSSPVEMRTVAPDGAAVTARVTGTGKPTVSPTSAVASFGIETDVEPLSASDRPLEVSYAAICPHTNAFPSRPEYEAWAATASAATIGMPLANATELAELLLE, encoded by the coding sequence ATGACGCCCCGATTCGACGGCTGTGGCGGAAATAGTGGCTGCGGCTGTGAGAGCGCCGGTCGCAAGAACGGTTCGGCCGACGACGCGGAGCGGCCGACCCCGATCGAGTCGGAACCGACCGGATCGGGTTCGAACGCGACCGAAGACCGATGGGTCGAAGATCCGACAGACTCGGCGGCAACGCTTCCCGAGGACGTGCAAACGGCGATGGAACGATTTCTCGGGACCGAACCGCTCGAGACGATGGTCGACTGCCTGCCGGCCGTTCGCCGGCGAGTTTTCGGAGATACAGTCGACGTAGTGGACCTCTGTCACGCGGACGGGGAGACCGATCACCGTGCCGTTCTCGAGGGAGAGACGTATCACTTCAGGTGCTTTTACGACGTCATCCTCCTCGCCGCGCTGACGTCGTCACCCGTCGAGATGCGAACGGTCGCGCCGGACGGGGCAGCGGTCACCGCGCGGGTGACCGGGACAGGGAAGCCGACCGTCTCACCCACCAGTGCGGTCGCGTCGTTCGGGATCGAGACGGACGTCGAACCGCTGTCGGCGTCCGATCGGCCGCTCGAGGTCAGCTACGCGGCGATCTGTCCGCACACCAACGCCTTCCCGAGCCGTCCGGAATACGAGGCGTGGGCGGCGACGGCTTCGGCGGCGACGATCGGAATGCCGCTTGCGAACGCGACGGAGCTGGCTGAGCTGCTCCTCGAGTGA
- the ppc gene encoding phosphoenolpyruvate carboxylase, which yields MQLHNRGVRQDVRELGALLGEVLEEQTSRKAFERVESCRRAAIDYRAGDIESRDPLITELEGLSPHQQRIVARAFTTYFELINLAEERERVRSIRTESDEETLQDSLETAAEELGEADVDTVEQVLSDVLIEPTFTAHPTEARRKTVKSKLRTISTYLERLDECLLTEKEQSQIWRDIDAEITSLWQTPQVRNRQPEPEDEARNVQWYLENTLFDVVGEVYDELADAIDGEVENNIEVPKLFEFRSWAGSDRDGNPYVTPDVTANTLERQRSVVIDRYRDQLKRLSGVLSQDGSRIDAGSAFQASLERDQERLPGSARTAEERYPGEPYRQKLKFMRERLERVGDVRPGGYDDVEQLLDDLEVIAMSLRENGGESVVESHVDPIRRQVATFGFSLASLDLREHQQKHTDAIAEALERQGVDYHALTEDERVELLTDAALQDEQVIDLSDTDGLSEDSTRVLQLFDTLADWQSEYGVEAIDTYCISMTDEPSHVLEVLFLADQSGVVSLPEHCGIDVVPLLETEYALSGARRIMGTLFENEAYRQALEARGRTQEIMLGYSDSNKENGFLAANWSLYKNQRNLGDICDDYDVTMRLFHGRGGSISRGGGPMNEALLALPNSTVTGQVKFTEQGEAIAEKYGNPRIAERNIEQMLNAQLRSRFQAMNQPEEEIREEWIDAMDTMANAARQEYRNLLESDGFVQYFEQATPITVIEDLDLGSRPASRSGERTVEDLRAIPWVFSWTQSRCILPGWYALATGIDAYLDEGGSVETLQEMYDEWAFFRTTLDNAALSLSRTELEIANQYADLADPDLRERFFPRVTDEYERAVDLVTTIGQRDELHTRDWLGENLERRNPYVDPLNVLQTYLLDRTHRTDVEERTLRLTVKGIAAGMKNTG from the coding sequence ATGCAACTTCACAACAGGGGTGTGCGTCAGGACGTCCGCGAGCTCGGGGCGTTGCTCGGGGAGGTTCTCGAAGAACAGACGTCACGAAAGGCGTTCGAGCGGGTCGAATCCTGTCGACGAGCCGCAATCGACTACCGTGCGGGCGACATCGAGTCGCGCGATCCGCTGATCACGGAACTCGAGGGGCTCTCGCCACACCAACAGCGAATCGTCGCCCGTGCGTTCACGACGTACTTCGAGCTGATCAACCTGGCCGAAGAACGCGAGCGCGTCCGTTCGATCCGGACCGAGTCGGACGAGGAAACGCTCCAGGACAGCCTCGAGACGGCGGCCGAAGAGCTGGGAGAGGCGGACGTCGACACGGTCGAACAGGTGCTCTCGGACGTGCTGATCGAGCCAACGTTTACGGCTCACCCGACCGAGGCCCGCCGGAAGACGGTAAAATCGAAGCTGCGGACGATTTCGACCTACCTCGAGCGCCTCGATGAGTGTCTGTTGACCGAGAAAGAACAGAGCCAGATCTGGCGGGACATCGACGCCGAGATTACGAGCCTCTGGCAGACGCCCCAGGTTCGCAATCGCCAGCCCGAACCCGAAGACGAGGCGCGAAACGTCCAGTGGTACCTCGAGAACACGCTGTTCGACGTCGTCGGGGAGGTCTACGACGAACTCGCTGATGCGATCGACGGGGAAGTCGAGAACAATATCGAGGTTCCCAAGCTGTTCGAGTTCCGTTCGTGGGCTGGCAGTGACCGGGACGGGAACCCTTACGTCACCCCGGACGTCACCGCGAACACGCTCGAGCGTCAACGCTCGGTCGTCATCGACCGATACCGCGATCAGTTAAAACGCCTCTCGGGCGTGTTGAGCCAGGACGGCAGCCGGATCGACGCCGGCTCGGCGTTTCAGGCCTCACTCGAGCGCGACCAGGAGCGACTGCCCGGCAGCGCCCGAACGGCCGAGGAGCGCTACCCCGGCGAGCCCTACCGCCAGAAGCTCAAGTTCATGCGCGAGCGTCTGGAGCGCGTCGGTGACGTTCGGCCCGGCGGCTACGACGACGTCGAGCAGCTTCTCGATGATCTCGAAGTCATCGCGATGAGCCTGCGCGAAAACGGCGGCGAAAGCGTCGTCGAGTCACACGTCGATCCGATCCGACGACAGGTCGCGACCTTCGGCTTCTCGCTTGCCAGCCTGGACCTGCGCGAACACCAGCAAAAACACACCGACGCCATCGCTGAAGCGCTCGAGCGTCAGGGAGTCGACTACCACGCGCTGACGGAAGACGAACGCGTCGAACTCCTCACCGACGCCGCCTTGCAGGACGAGCAGGTGATCGACCTCTCGGACACCGACGGTCTCTCGGAGGACTCGACGCGCGTCCTCCAGCTGTTCGACACCCTCGCGGACTGGCAATCCGAGTACGGCGTCGAGGCCATCGACACCTACTGTATCTCGATGACCGACGAGCCGAGTCACGTCCTCGAGGTGCTGTTCCTGGCCGACCAGTCCGGCGTCGTCTCCCTGCCCGAACACTGCGGGATCGACGTCGTCCCGCTGCTCGAGACGGAGTACGCCCTCTCCGGTGCGCGACGAATCATGGGGACGCTCTTCGAGAACGAAGCCTACCGTCAGGCGCTCGAGGCGCGCGGGCGAACCCAGGAGATCATGCTCGGGTACTCCGATTCGAACAAGGAAAACGGCTTTCTCGCCGCGAACTGGTCGCTGTACAAAAACCAGCGCAATCTCGGGGATATCTGTGACGACTACGACGTGACGATGCGGCTGTTCCACGGTCGCGGCGGCTCGATCTCCCGGGGCGGCGGACCGATGAACGAGGCGTTGCTTGCGCTCCCGAACTCCACCGTCACGGGTCAGGTCAAGTTCACCGAACAGGGAGAAGCGATCGCAGAGAAGTACGGCAACCCCCGGATCGCAGAGCGCAACATCGAGCAGATGCTCAACGCACAGCTTCGGTCCCGGTTCCAGGCGATGAACCAGCCCGAAGAGGAGATCCGCGAGGAGTGGATCGACGCCATGGACACGATGGCCAACGCCGCGAGACAGGAGTATCGCAACCTGCTCGAGAGCGACGGCTTCGTCCAGTACTTCGAACAGGCGACGCCGATCACCGTCATCGAAGACCTCGATCTCGGCTCGCGTCCGGCGTCGCGCTCGGGCGAACGGACCGTCGAGGACCTCCGGGCGATCCCGTGGGTGTTCTCCTGGACGCAGTCGCGGTGTATCCTGCCGGGCTGGTACGCCCTCGCAACCGGCATCGACGCCTACCTCGACGAGGGCGGCTCGGTCGAGACGCTCCAGGAGATGTACGACGAGTGGGCGTTCTTCCGGACGACGCTCGACAACGCCGCGCTGTCGCTGTCGCGAACCGAACTCGAGATCGCAAACCAGTACGCCGACCTGGCCGATCCGGACCTTCGCGAGCGGTTCTTCCCGCGCGTCACCGACGAGTACGAGCGCGCGGTCGATCTGGTCACGACGATCGGCCAGCGCGACGAACTGCACACCCGCGACTGGCTCGGCGAGAACCTGGAGCGACGAAACCCCTATGTCGATCCGCTGAACGTCCTCCAGACGTACCTGCTCGACCGCACCCACCGCACCGACGTCGAGGAGCGAACGCTCCGGCTGACGGTCAAGGGAATCGCCGCCGGGATGAAAAACACAGGCTGA
- a CDS encoding AAA family ATPase, protein MNVTQASDECTAILETIGRSVICDREFIEEILVAVVGRGHVLVEDVPGTGKTLTARSVAAALGLSFSRIQFTPDLLPSDVTGTHVFDERERAFEFNEGPIFANVVLADEINRAPPKTQAALLEAMEEGQVTTDGETRALPDPFFVIATQNPVEQEGTFPLPEAQVDRFLVKCSMGYPDEEGEIELLRRRASRETTSPSVETVLEPEQVDRLRSVPESIRVDEDLLEYVAALARKTRTDGRVEVGVSPRGTQRLFEAARAYATVVGREFVTPDDIKRVAHPVLTHRLVLTPDATVNAVDRRRIVDDVLESVPVPTLEATADAGSD, encoded by the coding sequence ATGAACGTCACGCAGGCCAGCGACGAGTGTACGGCCATCCTCGAGACGATCGGCCGGTCGGTCATCTGCGACCGGGAGTTCATCGAGGAAATCCTCGTCGCGGTCGTCGGACGCGGCCACGTTCTCGTCGAGGACGTGCCCGGAACGGGCAAGACGCTGACCGCCCGGAGCGTCGCCGCCGCGCTCGGACTTTCCTTTTCGCGCATCCAGTTTACGCCCGACTTACTGCCCTCCGACGTCACCGGCACCCACGTCTTCGACGAACGCGAGCGCGCCTTCGAGTTCAACGAGGGACCGATCTTCGCCAACGTCGTGCTGGCCGACGAGATCAACCGCGCGCCGCCGAAGACCCAGGCCGCCCTCCTCGAGGCGATGGAAGAAGGACAGGTGACGACCGACGGCGAGACGCGCGCGCTCCCGGACCCCTTCTTCGTCATCGCGACCCAGAACCCGGTCGAACAGGAGGGCACGTTTCCGCTGCCCGAAGCGCAGGTCGATCGCTTTCTTGTCAAGTGTTCGATGGGATATCCAGACGAGGAGGGCGAAATCGAACTCCTGCGGCGACGTGCGAGCCGGGAGACGACCAGCCCGAGCGTCGAGACGGTTCTCGAGCCCGAGCAGGTCGACCGGCTCCGGTCGGTTCCCGAGTCGATCCGCGTCGACGAGGACCTCCTCGAGTACGTCGCCGCCCTGGCTCGGAAGACGCGAACCGACGGCCGCGTCGAGGTGGGCGTCTCCCCGCGGGGCACCCAGCGACTGTTCGAGGCCGCGCGAGCGTACGCGACCGTCGTCGGCCGGGAGTTCGTCACGCCCGACGACATCAAACGCGTCGCCCACCCCGTTCTCACCCACCGGCTCGTCCTGACGCCCGACGCGACGGTCAACGCCGTCGACAGGCGACGGATCGTCGACGACGTCCTCGAGTCGGTGCCCGTGCCGACGCTCGAGGCGACCGCGGACGCCGGTTCAGACTGA